Proteins from one Candida orthopsilosis Co 90-125, chromosome 2 draft sequence genomic window:
- a CDS encoding Ato2 fungal-specific transmembrane protein codes for MSSASSQHSNPSKHPSTDIDDNGVSRVHIHGNGGEFVTINGQKFYRHELMSAFGGTLNPGAIPYPKININPAPIGLCGFALTTFLLSLVNARAMGITIPNAVVSLACFYGGLVQFLAGLFEFVTGNTFGFTALTSYGAFWLSYGAIFIERFGIAAAYEGTDQFANAVSFFLLAWALFTFLLVLNTMKSTWAFFSLFFFLLLTFLLLAGGEFSGRVGVTRAGGVFGVITAFIAWYNAFAGTATRLNSYLVPRPLPMPSSLPFKKNK; via the coding sequence ATGTCTTCTGCATCTTCACAACATTCTAATCCTTCAAAGCACCCTTCGACtgatattgatgacaaTGGTGTATCAAGAGTTCACATTCATGGGAATGGTGGTGAATTTGTCACCATCAATGGTCAAAAGTTTTATCGTCATGAGTTAATGTCTGCTTTTGGTGGTACTTTGAATCCAGGTGCCATTCCATACccaaaaatcaatattaACCCTGCTCCAATTGGTCTTTGTGGGTTTGCTTTAACTACTTTTCTTTTAAGTTTGGTTAATGCTCGTGCTATGGGTATTACTATCCCCAATGCTGTTGTTTCATTGGCTTGCTTTTATGGTGGTTTAGTTCAATTCTTGGCTGgtttgtttgaatttgttacGGGAAATACTTTTGGTTTTACTGCTTTGACTTCTTATGGTGCTTTTTGGTTAAGTTATGGTGCCATTTTTATTGAACGATTTGGTATTGCTGCAGCTTACGAAGGTACTGATCAATTTGCCAATGCAGTttcctttttcttgttggcTTGGGCATTGtttacttttcttttggttttaaatacaatgaaatcaacttgggcatttttttcattgtttttctttttacttTTAACATTTTTGTTACTTGCTGGTGGGGAATTTAGTGGAAGAGTAGGCGTTACTCGTGCTGGTGGTGTTTTCGGTGTTATAACCGCCTTTATTGCTTGGTATAATGCATTTGCTGGTACTGCAACAAGACTCAATTCATATCTTGTACCACGTCCATTGCCAATGCCATCAAGTCTTCcattcaaaaaaaataagtAA
- a CDS encoding Ato1 fungal-specific transmembrane protein, with amino-acid sequence MSSSSSQNYDKPTTSHTEEHDHHQHNFVSRIHIHGEGNELVTIGGHSYYRHELMSAFGGTLNPGASLYPKVNMNPAPIGLCGFALTCFVLSLFNARAMGITIPNVVVSLSCFYGGVVQVLAGLFEFATGNTFAFTALVSYGSFWISYSCLFFESFGIAAAYEGTDQFNNAVGLFLLGWVMFTLIIVLNTMKSTVAFFLLFFFLELTFILLCCGSFTGKVGVTRAGGVIGFITAIIAWYNAFAGTATRFNSYIVPPVVPLPVVELGKKEP; translated from the coding sequence ATGtcgtcatcttcttctCAAAATTATGATAAACCAACTACTTCCCATACAGAGGAACATGaccatcatcaacacaattttgtttcaaggATACACATTCATGGTGAAGGTAATGAGTTGGTCACAATTGGGGGTCATAGCTACTATCGCCATGAATTGATGTCAGCATTTGGTGGTACTTTGAACCCAGGTGCTTCGCTTTATCCCAAAGTCAATATGAATCCTGCCCCCATTGGTCTTTGTGGATTTGCTTTAActtgttttgttttaaGTTTATTCAATGCACGAGCTATGGGTATTACAATTCCTAACGTTGTTGTTTCCTTATCTTGTTTTTATGGAGGTGTTGTACAGGTTTTGGCAGGTTTATTTGAGTTTGCCACTGGTAATACATTTGCTTTTACTGCATTAGTATCATATGGGTCTTTTTGGATAAGTTATTCATGTTTGTTCTTTGAACTGTTTGGTATTGCTGCAGCTTATGAAGGTACTGATCAATTTAATAATGCAGTAGGGCTATTTTTATTAGGTTGGGTTATGTTTACATTGATAATTGTATTGAATACCATGAAATCAACAGTGgcttttttcttgttgtttttctttttggaattAACATTTATCTTGTTGTGTTGTGGATCATTCACTGGTAAAGTTGGAGTGACTCGTGCTGGTGGAGTGATTGGTTTCATAACGGCCATTATTGCTTGGTACAATGCGTTTGCTGGTACAGCTACACGTTTCAACTCCTATATTGTTCCTCCTGTTGTTCCATTACCGGTAGTAGAGCTTGGGAAAAAAGAACCATAG